In Nitratireductor basaltis, the following are encoded in one genomic region:
- a CDS encoding M23 family metallopeptidase — protein sequence MNIQPTVFGKRKEPHTVIIARGDRIRHFTIRPWVAALAGTAMAVIAGGYLVATAYLVVRDDLMGAAMARQARMQQAYEDRISTLRAQVDRITSRQLLDQQLMERKVSKLIERQEQLTKRHGRLEPILERSRPDKHTAVPLPSPRPQKDASLQLRGTTVDTTILTASAYAPAPAAAVSAMRWPIRDRAQPSEADQADRLFVAINRSLRDIESEQIARVEVLAEEAYQTAEEIAQALAEAGVRPADNFGTEAVGGPLLAAGQIGPFDEKVRELDEALNTLEQLKKTARQVPIANPLPGARVTSMFGTRRDPLLGRRAHHSGMDFSGKTGTPIKAAGAGKVIRAGWNGGYGRMVEIDHGNGLTTRYAHMSRIDVGVGDKVSPGSVIGKVGSSGRSTGPHLHYEVRKSGKPINPLRFIKAGRNIQRLL from the coding sequence GTGAACATTCAGCCGACAGTCTTTGGCAAACGCAAAGAGCCCCACACGGTGATCATCGCGCGGGGCGACCGGATCCGGCATTTCACCATCCGCCCATGGGTCGCGGCCCTGGCGGGTACGGCAATGGCTGTGATCGCTGGCGGATATCTGGTGGCAACTGCTTATCTGGTGGTCCGTGACGACCTTATGGGCGCTGCGATGGCGCGCCAGGCGCGCATGCAGCAGGCCTATGAAGACCGTATTTCCACACTTCGCGCCCAGGTCGACAGGATCACGAGCCGTCAGCTTCTCGACCAGCAATTGATGGAACGCAAGGTCTCCAAGCTGATCGAGCGTCAGGAGCAGCTGACAAAGCGTCACGGCAGGCTGGAGCCTATCCTCGAGCGCAGTCGGCCAGACAAGCATACTGCTGTTCCTCTCCCCTCGCCGCGCCCGCAGAAAGATGCATCACTGCAGCTGAGAGGCACCACGGTCGACACCACGATACTTACCGCCAGTGCCTATGCTCCGGCTCCCGCAGCTGCCGTGTCCGCGATGAGATGGCCGATTCGCGATCGTGCGCAGCCATCCGAGGCAGATCAGGCAGACCGTCTGTTCGTTGCCATAAACCGTTCGCTGCGCGACATCGAATCCGAACAGATTGCGCGTGTGGAGGTTCTCGCCGAGGAAGCCTATCAGACGGCGGAGGAGATTGCGCAGGCTCTCGCAGAAGCCGGTGTGCGTCCTGCGGATAACTTCGGTACGGAAGCTGTTGGCGGCCCCCTCCTTGCTGCCGGCCAGATCGGACCGTTCGACGAGAAGGTCCGTGAGCTCGACGAAGCGTTGAACACGCTGGAGCAGCTCAAGAAAACGGCGCGCCAGGTTCCCATTGCAAATCCTCTCCCGGGAGCCCGTGTAACAAGCATGTTCGGCACGCGGCGTGATCCGCTCCTTGGACGCCGCGCGCACCATTCAGGCATGGATTTCAGCGGCAAGACCGGCACTCCCATCAAGGCGGCCGGCGCCGGCAAGGTCATACGCGCCGGATGGAATGGGGGCTATGGCCGAATGGTGGAAATCGACCACGGCAATGGCCTGACCACGCGATACGCCCATATGAGCCGGATCGATGTCGGCGTTGGAGACAAGGTCTCGCCCGGCAGCGTCATCGGCAAGGTCGGCAGCAGCGGGCGTTCGACCG
- the bcp gene encoding thioredoxin-dependent thiol peroxidase: protein MAGPDIGSPAPDFELTADGGDNVKLSDFRGQPVVLYFYPKDDTSGCTAEAIAFTERLNDFEQQGAVVLGMSPDSQQKHAKFKTKHDLKITLLSDPEKEVLQAYGVWVEKSMYGRKYMGVERSTFLIDADGTIIQAWRKVKVPGHVDAVLKQVEELNASA from the coding sequence ATGGCCGGTCCAGACATTGGCAGCCCTGCTCCCGATTTTGAATTGACTGCAGATGGCGGCGATAATGTGAAACTGTCGGATTTTCGCGGCCAGCCGGTCGTGCTTTATTTCTATCCGAAAGACGACACCAGCGGGTGCACGGCAGAGGCCATCGCATTTACCGAACGGCTGAACGATTTCGAACAGCAGGGTGCCGTCGTTCTGGGCATGTCGCCCGACAGCCAACAGAAGCATGCAAAATTCAAGACCAAGCATGATCTGAAGATCACCCTCCTCTCCGATCCGGAGAAGGAAGTCCTCCAGGCATACGGCGTCTGGGTGGAGAAGAGCATGTATGGCCGCAAATATATGGGTGTTGAACGCTCCACCTTTCTGATCGACGCCGACGGGACGATCATTCAGGCCTGGCGGAAGGTCAAGGTGCCAGGCCACGTCGACGCCGTGCTCAAGCAGGTCGAAGAGTTGAACGCCTCGGCGTGA